The DNA sequence ggactaaattaatattattaacaaTTTATAATGGACCATTTTATCTAGTGGGAAACTAGGTGatctttttatcatttcacactctaatataacattttccatcatttcccttaTTGTTTACTCTCTGAACTTTTACCCAAATAACACTTCAGTCCttgtccttctaatttcacatgtttactcCTTATACattcaattttggaccaatagctCTATTATGTTACTCTCCATCCAAAAACTCCGTTAAATTGCTCATGTGACAATTCTTTCACgtcaaaaagtctattataccctaagttcatcttttttcttattattattattattattattattattataaacattacCAAAATTGGGTTCGATTATACCCAATTCTCACGCTTTGTATTTCTGTTGAGCATGTGGCCATTTCTTCAACACAACAGCGCTTGCAGTGGCTGATCCCAAATCAAAGCCATCCGTGCCaggaaaacaagaacaaattgaAGAAGCCTTGAGCCACCACATTATCTATCTCTCCTCCTCCACCTACGACCTCCTCACCATCGACCTGCCACCGCCAtcttgatcaaagaaacaaatttATCACAGAATCCATATGACTTCACACATCCAAGAACATATCAAAACTCCAAGATACAAAATAGAACGTTGTAGAAAAATTGCAAGCTTGGCAAAACCCAGATCGAAAAGAAAGTTGGACAAGCCTTCGGGTCAATCCCCCACCTCTTCATCACCCCAATGAACTTCGTCATCTCCGGCTTCTCCAACTTCTCAAACTGATCATGAAAATCCTCCACCATCCTTCACCGATTTCCTTATAAAATCATAGCCTCCACACCACACTTCATACCCGACTCACCCTCCTCCACTACCGCCTCCAAATCCACGCCCTAATCCCCACCACAATCACCAACATCACTGCTCTGCAACCCAAAACCCTTCTTTCCACAAGAAAGCCGTGTTATTTGATCCCGGAATCCGTAAACTCAACCCAAAATCGATTGAAAAGTTGGCGAAGGATAAGATTCAAAGAAACTTCGAAGATCTACAATGGCAGCCGGAGACTGAAAGAAGAATGAAGGTCTCGCCGACCTTGTTGCCGATGAAGGAGAAGTTGGGGAGGGTGGCAAGCTAGGCAGTTATGGTTACAAGTTTGGGGGATTTGAGGAAACTGAGTCTGAGGGTGGTGGAGAGGTTGTGGGAAGAGGAATTAAGTGATGAAGATTGAGCAGGTGAAGGAGAGTGATGAGGGATAAACTtgtgatagagagagagagagagagagagagagcgcgctGGAAGAAAAGGtaaacaaaagggaaaaaaaaataattaagaaaaagaaaaaagatgaactgaGGATACAATAGACTTTTTGAAGTGAAAGAATTGCCACGTCAGTAATTTAACAGAGTTTTTGGATGGAGAGTAACAGAATGGACATATTGATCCAAAATTGATAGTACATGgagtaaacatgtgaaattagaatgacagagactgaagtgttttttagaTAAAAGTTCAGGgaataaacagtatttaaccctactAACATCAAGGAAAATATTAAGAACAAGCCAAATATGTTCTTCATCTATCCATTGGTCAACAAATTAATTACATTAATTGTATGACGCCATATTAACGATCTTGGAATATGAGTCATAAGATCGTTTGGAAAATTTTATTTAAACTCTTTAATTAACTTCTTCTAACAAATGGGCATCTTAAGCAATCATATGATAGAGATGTTCTACATGCATTTGTGGGCTTTATGGGTGGCACGTAATGACGCGGTCTGGAACTTTTTGTCAATTTAATACCACAACTTGGGCTACTAAGCTATTGCAAGAGTATCATGATGCCCACCCTGTCAAGATGACGAAGAGGGTGAGGCAGAGAACCAAATGGAAGCTGCCCCCGAGGGGGAGACTCAAGCTAAACACTGATGATGCTTTCTTTAGTGAGACTGGTAAAGGCGGAATTGGGCAATAATTAGAGATGAGAACGGTGTGTGCGTAGCTGCCATTGCTCGTCCCTTTTCCCATGTTCGATATGCTATTTAGATGGAATTTGCAGCTATGAGAGTAGGACTCCTACTTCTCATTCACCAAGATATGGATAACGTGGACATTGAAACGGACTGTACCATGGTGATTGATGCACTTGATAAAGACACCGAAGATTTATCTGAGGTAGGATGTATTGTAGAGGATTGTAAAGCTTATTTGCGTTCAATTCCTTCTTCATCACTCTAATCTATttatcgtgaagcaaatggtgtggcACATAGATTGGCTCATCTTGCTAGTGTTGATTACTTAGATGAttattggttagatgagacaccTGTGATTATCtaggatgttctctatgaggatgcTTGCACTAGTACTCGAGGTTTAGGTAATATGTCCCCCTCGTTGTACAATTATCCATCTATCATTAATAATAATTCTgagcgtggggctgagcctcccagttaggctgggttccaaaccccatttcaaaagaaaaaaaaaaacaaatggccATCTGAAGCAATTTTTTTCCCATAATTGTGATGTCCTGCTTTATTGATTGAGCAACATATTCAAGAATTGTGGATGATAAACTTGCTTCCATAACCATATGAAATGCTAACACCAAATTCTCAAGATGCCTTGAGGATGAGATGTCGACAAGAGGAATTTTTTTAACCCTTTTATCTTCCCTTGTATTGCTCATTTACAATTTTGACCCCGTCACTCCCACATTTTTAAAAATCTGAACCATCCATATTAATTTTAATAACATATGTAAGTTGAGGGAATCAAGAAACTGATGAATAATTATACTGTGAAATTTAATAAAAGGCAATACAACAAAAAGAGAAATAGAGCTAAGATCATTCATTTTACCTCCTAAACTTTACACTTTAAATCATTTAGGCCCACATACTTCTAATTTGGTTAAATGTGCTCTTATGTTAGCAAATCTGATCGATCATAGCCATCATTCACATCAATTTCCTCATAAAGTATTTCCCACTCAAACTAGCTAGGTTTTAGCCTTATATCATGGATGAAACACACCATTTACATAGCCAAGGTTAAAAATTGACCTTAAGTGGACTCACCATGTCACcaatttatgaaaaaaaatgcTCTAACAACTAATAAAGCTGGTTTGTTTGCAAATCGATTCCAGGCTTCAAAGAGGCAAAATTTTCTACCTTCTATACAATTCCATGAATATCACTTTGTAGCGCCTTACTGCATATCTTAGGCAGAGAAATTTATTCCTCACCTTCATGTGCTTAACATGAATTGAACATAAGAATATACTATTGTGCATTTTGAGAGAAGGTAGGGAGTTCAGTTGAGATTAGGCGAAATCAGAGTTTCGATTCTCTCTAAATTATGtaacacacaaaacaaagaagggTATATTCGGCTTTTTGGCTTTGAGGCTGGCTATATTCGGTTTTGCCAGTGCCGGTCGGTGAGGTCTGGTCGTCGTTCTCTGCGCTGAGCGATCGTGGGTACCGAATCAAGGACGACGCGGGCGGCGTGGGCTGGTGATCCGGGCAGTGGTGATGGCGTCTTCAGAGGGGTTTCAGGTGGCGGCTTGAAGGTTGGGATCTATCGGTTGGACCCAAGTGACCAAGTATGGCTGTTTTGGTGTCTTCTCTGTGGCGGTGGCATCACAGTGGTGGTGATCTTCCTTGATACGGGCGGCCGTTTTTCGATCACGGTGAGTCGTGGTGGTGGGATCGTCGTTGTGTGCGTGTGCCAGGTGCACAGGGAAGTGGAGGCTGGGCTGGGCATGGCCAAGCTGGTTTGGGCCTTGGATATTGCTTTCTTTTGGGCCAGTTGGACTATTGCATgagtttttttcttgttttttgtttcaATAATTCCCTTATTGGGTGCTATAGGCCTTGGCCTTGTATACCTTGTTTCTCTAGGACGTTACAATGTGTCTAAAGATCAGTACTGATGTACACCATTTGGGTCTTAGGCGGATGTActgtttttttttggtgttgtaGCTTCTTAGTGTTCAAGGCACAGTAGTCTAGGCTAGTAGTCATTTTTATGTGCATTCAGTGCACTACTTGAGCAAtgattgtaatatgaggggtgtttgtacccttcatacttgaccgagtgaggtcgtatgATTTTATATCAATAGATCAGTCTTCCaatcccctaaaaaaaaaaaaaaaaaaaaattaggggtCTCATTCCGTGTCTTTCTTTTCTTAACTCTCTCCTCAAATTGAAAAGAGGGACGGAGCCTGAGTGGAGCGTGTACCTACCCTCCACAAATTCGCGCGTGGGTCTACTCTTCCGTCCTTCCCCCATTATCTATTGAGCAAAAGTGAAAAacggaaagaaggaaaaaaaaaaaaaaaaaaaatagagagaggtGTGTGTGTGAGAGTCGGCATCTCTCTCTCACATCACATGGGCTCTTTGGGTTTGGGGCCAAAGCATCACCAAGCAGAGGCACAACCACAGCGACAAGCAGACCACAATGAGCCACTGAACCACGTGACTCGCCCCGCCTCCGATATGGACACCCAGAAGGTactcctctccctctccctccctctcacATTTCAGCTAGCTCGCTtcgattggattggattggattatcttctctctctctctctcggtgctTTAGGTTTAGGTACTTAGATCGTCCTTGATCCACTTCAAAACGTCAATTTCGTCTATAATTGCAATCGATCTAAGTCTTCTGACCTTCGCCGGAGCTTCTCTCCGGCCAGATTTTCCGCTTCTGATCTACGCTTTTTCTTGactctgaatttatttatttatttatttttttctgtattttttttttaatctcatttgtTAATGTCTTAATGATAAGTACTAGTTTATTCAATTTTCAATGCTTTAGGAAAATTTAGGGGAGCAAATTTGTAATCTATTTTGTTGCttaaaatgggaaaaaaaagCTTTAGAGTGGAGCTGACATGACTTCGGATAATGATTGCTTTAACTTGACAACTCTGCCAGCCGCAgaaaatttggggtttattGCTGCATTCTTGTCTCGtctgtgaaattttttttgctttgtttaATTTTGAATACTCATGTGATCTACTATTAAAAAAAGTATGCACTGGGCTAAGATCAACGTTTTAAGAGACGAAGGCGTGAGGCGAGGCGTTACGTATTTAATTTGATCAAATCTTACCGGATACTGCTACGAAACCTCTGAAATTATTGCTTCTTTTTCTAGGTTATTGTGATTTAATGGTTCTTTTGTTGCTACTTTAGGGGCTGGTGTTCTCTGTATTCCATTTGTCGTAATAATTTCTGCAaacttttccctttttcttcaaagtgttcTAGTTTGCTTGAGGAGGTTGATGGTTTTTTATTCTATATCAACAGTCTTTTCTTTGGAGTGCAAGTTTCATAGCATGTGATGCTTTCTTGTAGGAGAGAGTCTTCTGGTTTTGCTTTCACTGAGAAATCTTTTGAGATCTCtgtgctttttccttttcctaaATCTCACACTCTGAATATTCAGTGGTTTGTGGCGGTTATGTTTGCTTGTTTGAGtctcttttagttttttttttcacacatTAACCTTTGTTATCATCATTGCATTAAACATCTGTTCCCTCAACCTGTCGTGCCGTGTACAATCATTTTTTTGCTTTGGTAGGACAGGCCAGAAGCATATATTTTCAAAGTTTCAATGGTATACATGGAGATATGAtcttcataaattcataatagcATGTACTGCATCATATACATTGTCTGTTTCCTCAGCCTGTCATTCTATGTACATTCATTTTTTTGCTTTGGTAGGACACAGGCTAGAAGCATATAATCTTCAAAGTTTCAATTGTTCATACATTTTTCCATCATATACATTACCATACAGACAATATGAATATTTTTTGTCAGTGAATAATTGCAATTGGTGTCTGGATGGGAATTATAGACCCATAAAGCCTAAATGAACTAAAGAATGAAGGATAGATGTTAAAATTGGTATAATAACAAAACTTgttatgtgttttgtattttttttttattgtcatTTCGAGTGGAGTTTATCATAATGGCCAACTAGTTTGAATTATATCTAGGCAGGAGTGTTCATGAACAACTGCCCAGAATGTCAATTCATTAATTTTTATAAGCAAGCCTGCAGTTTGTTCTCATGTTTACCATTGTTGCTGAATTGCAGGAAATGTCGGCTCCTGTTATTGAGGGAAATGATGCAGTCACTGGTCACATCATTTCCACGACCATTGGTGGGAAAAATGGCGAACCCAAACGGGTTAGTACTGGATTCCTTCATTCACCCCTCCCCATTCAATAGCTACGTCTTTGACCAAACTCTTTTCTCATCATCTTTAACCCAGCACAATAATTAATGCACTTTTCTCTTCATGATCAAGAATTACTTGACGTCCCTAAAAGTGAACTCTATGTGAAGTTATTGCTTAATTGAGTTAATTTCTTTTTGGTCCTAAGAGGTGCTAACATTTGGATCTAAGATTATGATCTGTTGAATTGCTGAGGACTTGTTTGGTTTCCCGATCTTATTGTATTCTGGGCTGTTGCTTGTGATGCTCTTTGCAGACAATTAGTTATATGGCAGAGCGTGCTGTTGGTACTGGATCATTTGGAATCGTATTTCAGGTAAAAATATTACTTTATTGACAACAAAGTGTTTGCGCTATTATTTCACTGTTGTAGTCTCTGATATGTTGTTGTTTAGGCAAAATGCTTAGAAACCGGAGAAACGGTGGCCATAAAGAAGGTGTTGCAGGACAGGAGATATAAAAATCGAGAGTTGCAGCTGATGCGTTTGATGGATCACCCAAATGTTGTTTCCCTGAAGCATTGTTTCTTCTCTACAACGACTAAAGATGAGCTTTTCCTGAATTTGGTCATGGAATATGTACCCGAGACTATGTACAGGGTTCTGAAGCACTACAGTAGTATGAACCATAGGATGCCACTCATCTATGTGAAACTTTATACATATCAAGTATGAACATCTTTTTCCTTGCTAACTTTGTTTGTCTGTTGTTAATTATTTGTCAGTTTATGCCTTAATGTAAAATGGAAACACCATCAATTTCAGATCTTTAGGGGCCTTGCTTATATCCATGCTGTTCCCGGGGTTTGCCATAGAGATGTGAAACCTCAAAATCTTTTGGTACGCATTGTATGTTTATATTTCTTTTACTCCATAGCCCCTACATCACTCCGTGAATTGGATTCTACATGTGGTTTTCCTATGTCCTCGGCAGGTTGATCCCCTCACCCATCAGGTTAAGATTTGCGACTTTGGAAGTGCAAAAGTATTGGTATGTTTTTCTTCTGTCATGTTTCTATTATTTCattcaattttatccttacaatATCAAGGGAAAAAAGACTCAGTTGCACTCATGATTGCTGATCAAACAATAATGCATGCTATGAAATTTTGCTAAATAGATCTTAGCACTGGACTGAGTATTATTCTGGCAATGCATAAATGTTTTGTTCACATGGAGTCATGGACAATAATAATTGGAATAATGCTAGGTGAACCACATTTTGGTGTACGATCTAGAACCACCCTATGTGCCAGCAGAGGTGGCATTATCATTCATGAATAAAAAACTTTCATTAAATGATGTGCACTGCCACATCTGCTGCCACATAAGGTGGGTTCTAGGTCATACACCTAGCATTTTATTTGTAGGCTTCTTGCTAGTGTGGTTGGTATGTTGCTATGCAAATCAGTTACATGTATATTTTCAGTTAATTGATTTTATTCTCTGTAATCAGGTCAGGGGTGAAGCAAACATTTCCTACATATGTTCTCGCTACTATCGGGCTCCTGAGCTCATCTTTGGTGCAACGGAATATACAACATCCATCGATATCTGGTCAGCTGGTTGTGTCCTTGCTGAGCTCCTTCTAGGCCAGGTTAACAAGTTCTTTGGcattaattttctcaaaaatGGGTTAAActatattcacatcttaacatATGAAAACCATTTCAACTCTACAGCCGTTGTTTCCAGGAGAGAATGCAGTGGATCAACTTGTAGAGATTATCAAGGTCTAGCCTCACTTCCTCTGTTAAATAAAAGTGGATCATTTTTATGTGCGTGCTTACTGTTTAGGTGCCTTCTTGCAGGTTCTTGGTACTCCAACCAGAGAAGAAATTCGATGCATGAATCCAAACTATACTGATTTTAGGTTCCCTCAGATCAAAGCTCATCCTTGGCATAAGGTATGCATGTAAATTATGATCTCAAACGAGATGGTTCTTAGagctgtatgtgtgtgtgtgtgtgtgtgtgtgtattgtctATC is a window from the Rosa chinensis cultivar Old Blush chromosome 2, RchiOBHm-V2, whole genome shotgun sequence genome containing:
- the LOC112187290 gene encoding shaggy-related protein kinase eta isoform X1, with product MGSLGLGPKHHQAEAQPQRQADHNEPLNHVTRPASDMDTQKEMSAPVIEGNDAVTGHIISTTIGGKNGEPKRTISYMAERAVGTGSFGIVFQAKCLETGETVAIKKVLQDRRYKNRELQLMRLMDHPNVVSLKHCFFSTTTKDELFLNLVMEYVPETMYRVLKHYSSMNHRMPLIYVKLYTYQIFRGLAYIHAVPGVCHRDVKPQNLLVDPLTHQVKICDFGSAKVLVRGEANISYICSRYYRAPELIFGATEYTTSIDIWSAGCVLAELLLGQPLFPGENAVDQLVEIIKVLGTPTREEIRCMNPNYTDFRFPQIKAHPWHKVFHKRMPPEAIDLASRLLQYSPSLRCTALEACTHSFFDELREPNARLPNGRPLPPLFNFKQELNGASPELISRLIPEHMRQQVGLGFPHPAGT
- the LOC112187290 gene encoding shaggy-related protein kinase zeta isoform X2, giving the protein MSAPVIEGNDAVTGHIISTTIGGKNGEPKRTISYMAERAVGTGSFGIVFQAKCLETGETVAIKKVLQDRRYKNRELQLMRLMDHPNVVSLKHCFFSTTTKDELFLNLVMEYVPETMYRVLKHYSSMNHRMPLIYVKLYTYQIFRGLAYIHAVPGVCHRDVKPQNLLVDPLTHQVKICDFGSAKVLVRGEANISYICSRYYRAPELIFGATEYTTSIDIWSAGCVLAELLLGQPLFPGENAVDQLVEIIKVLGTPTREEIRCMNPNYTDFRFPQIKAHPWHKVFHKRMPPEAIDLASRLLQYSPSLRCTALEACTHSFFDELREPNARLPNGRPLPPLFNFKQELNGASPELISRLIPEHMRQQVGLGFPHPAGT